The segment AGTCAATTTGTCTACTCCATATCGTTTAGAAAGTTCTTCGTGAATTTTAGTGTAATAAGCATTTCCTTCCATTTTCACATCTGTCTCGCGGTGACATTTAATACACCAACCCATAGTCAATGGAGCAAATTGTTTTTGGATTTCATACTCTTGAACCGGACCGTGACATTTTTGACATTCAATACCAGCAACCGTTACGTGTTGTGAGTGATTGAAATAAGCAAAGTCAGGTAAGTTGTGAATTCTAACCCATTTCACAGGACTGGTTTTTCCGGTATATTTTGCACCATCCCAACCAACAGCTGCGTATAATTTTTTGATTTCTCCGTCGTAGAATGCTTTTGAATGCTCAGGAGTAGCAGTTGTATCCGATACTTCAGAAATATTTTTGTGGCAGTTCATACAAACATTCAAAGAAGGAATACCTGCATTTTTACTAACACGTGCTGCCGAGTGGCAATATTTACAATCGATACCGTTGCTTCCGGCGTGAATTCTGTGAGAGTAATGGATTGGCTGAATTGGAGCGTAATCCTGATCAATACCAATTTGCATTAAGTAACCATACACAAAGAATCCACTCGCTAATAATAAGAATATAGAAGAAACTAAAACCAAAAATTGGTTTTTAGCAAATGCTTTCCAGATTGGCAATCTTTCTTCTTTTGCAGCAACTTCAATACCGTTTGCTTTAGCTACTTTGGTCAACACATTGTTTACAAAGAACAACATAATAACCAACATCAATAACACTAAGCATAAAGCTCCAAGGATAACGTTGTTTGAAATTCCTCCAGCGTTATCTGGTTTTAAGCCGCCATCATCAGTGGTAACTAGTCCTTTTGGCGCTTCCGGTTTTGGCTCATCTGTATACGCTAAGATATTATCAACATCTTGTTTAGACAATTGAGGAAACGCAGTCATTACTGACTTGTTGTTTTCATTAAACAATTTAACAGCATCAGCATCGCCAGCCTTAATCATGGCAGAGCTATTGGCAATCCAAGGATAGAACCAATCTTTGGCATGACGTGCTGTAACACCTCTTAGTGCCGGACCGGTCATCTTCTTGTCTAAAGCGTGACAAGCTGCACAATTAGCGTTAAACAATGCTTTTCCAGCTACTGCGTCACCTCCAGCGGCTGCAGCTGGTGCTGCCGTTGCTGTAGCAGCTGCTGGTGTAGCTTCTGCTGGCGGAGTTGCTTGTGAAAATGAAGTGAAGGAGAAAGTTAGCATTAAAGCTAAGCTGTAGATTATTTTCCTTGAAATCGAATTATGGTTACCCACTTTTTTCATATAATAAGTAATTATCGGCTAATGTTGGCATGATTTTTCCTGAGAGATGTTCAGTCAAAATTCGACGCTTTATTAAAAACTTGCACAAAAATACGACTTATGAACTATTCTCAAAACCTTAAATATATCTTAAATATCAATTTATATTAATTCTAAATAATGTTTTGGCTGCAGTTTAATTCTATAAGTTTTACATTTGTATAAAAATCAAACAATTATGACCTTTTTAAAAGAAATAAAAATCGCTTTTGCCATTGTAACTCTTGTGTTTATATCTCAAAAAAGCTATAGTCAAGAGGCTAAAGTAAGTGTAAGTCAAGATCCAAAGTTTGAGCAGCTCTTGAACGAAAAAAGAAAAATAAACAGTTCTATTACGATAAACGACCGTTATAAAATTCAGATTTTTAACGGTGATACCGAAAATTCTAAAAAAACTTTGCTTGATTTTAAAAGAGAAAACAAGAATATAGATGCGACCATTGTTTTTAGCACGCCATTATATAAAGTTTGGGTCGGGAATTACAAAACCCGAATTGAAGCCGAAAAAAACCTCAACGATTTAAAGAAAAAATATCCGAATGCGTTTTTGATAAAGCCGAATAAATAAATCTTAAATTAATTTTGAAAAAATATCTAATCTTATTAGTAATTTTTACAGCGTGTGATTCTAAGAAAATTCCCGATGACAAAGAGAATGTAACCTTAGATTGTAATGATAAATGGAATTTTGAAGGCTCAAATGTTATTGAAAAACAAATTAATGACACCGTTACGCAGGAAATAATTGATGGTAAGATTTGGTTTGAAATAATATCTCCAAAAGATATTGGAAAAGGAATCACAAAAGCCTACATAAAGAATTACAGAATGGATGGCACTTTACTTTCGGAAGGTTTCGCAGAATACAACGAACATCCAGTCGCTAATTCTAAGGAAAGCGGAAAGTGGAAATTTTATGATTGTAAAGGAAACTTAATAAGAATTAACGAGTTCAAGTAGTTAAAGTAAACAACAGCTGGTTTTATCTTTCTTGCCAACCCTAAAAACAAAAAATCCCGATTGCTCGGGATTTTTATTTATTACTTCATCTTTTTCTTTACTTCCACTTCCTGGAAAGCTTCGATTAAATCAAGTTGTTCAATATCGTTGTAATTTTTAATCTGCATACCACAATCGTATCCTTTGGCAACTTCTTTTACATCGTCTTTAAAACGTTTCAGCGTAGCCAATTCACCTGTGAAGATAACAACGCCTTCACGGATAATTCTGATT is part of the Flavobacterium sangjuense genome and harbors:
- a CDS encoding SPOR domain-containing protein, which codes for MTFLKEIKIAFAIVTLVFISQKSYSQEAKVSVSQDPKFEQLLNEKRKINSSITINDRYKIQIFNGDTENSKKTLLDFKRENKNIDATIVFSTPLYKVWVGNYKTRIEAEKNLNDLKKKYPNAFLIKPNK
- a CDS encoding c-type cytochrome — encoded protein: MKKVGNHNSISRKIIYSLALMLTFSFTSFSQATPPAEATPAAATATAAPAAAAGGDAVAGKALFNANCAACHALDKKMTGPALRGVTARHAKDWFYPWIANSSAMIKAGDADAVKLFNENNKSVMTAFPQLSKQDVDNILAYTDEPKPEAPKGLVTTDDGGLKPDNAGGISNNVILGALCLVLLMLVIMLFFVNNVLTKVAKANGIEVAAKEERLPIWKAFAKNQFLVLVSSIFLLLASGFFVYGYLMQIGIDQDYAPIQPIHYSHRIHAGSNGIDCKYCHSAARVSKNAGIPSLNVCMNCHKNISEVSDTTATPEHSKAFYDGEIKKLYAAVGWDGAKYTGKTSPVKWVRIHNLPDFAYFNHSQHVTVAGIECQKCHGPVQEYEIQKQFAPLTMGWCIKCHRETDVKMEGNAYYTKIHEELSKRYGVDKLTAAQMGGTECGKCHY